From Streptomyces griseorubiginosus, one genomic window encodes:
- a CDS encoding aldose epimerase family protein: MNELFATLPDGTPVHRWTLERAGVRVRILSYGGIVQSVEVPDREGRTADVVLGFADLDGYLEHAGPYLGAFIGRYANRIAGARFELDGLTYALAANNAPNSLHGGENGFDKRVWDMEPAGEHGVRLSRVSPHGEEGFPGRLEVSGTYALDESGALRFSYEAVTDAPTLVNLTNHSYFNLAGSGNAGGHELRIDASRYTPVDADLIPTGVEEVADTRFDFRAARKVGAGYDHNFVLDKGSTAEAVEVAELYDPSSGRVLTVATTEPGLQLYTADHLPEPFAPGDGIALETQHFPDSPNRPEFPSTVLRPGEVYRSETVYGFSTR, encoded by the coding sequence ATGAACGAACTCTTCGCCACACTTCCCGACGGCACACCGGTCCACCGCTGGACCCTGGAGCGCGCGGGCGTCCGCGTGCGGATCCTGTCCTACGGCGGGATCGTGCAGTCGGTCGAGGTCCCGGACCGGGAGGGGCGGACCGCGGACGTGGTGCTGGGGTTCGCCGATCTGGACGGGTACCTGGAGCACGCCGGTCCGTATCTCGGTGCCTTCATCGGGCGGTACGCGAACCGGATCGCGGGCGCCCGTTTCGAGCTGGACGGGCTGACGTACGCGCTCGCGGCCAACAACGCGCCGAACTCCCTGCACGGCGGGGAGAACGGTTTCGACAAGCGGGTCTGGGACATGGAGCCGGCCGGTGAGCACGGGGTGCGGCTGAGCCGGGTCAGCCCGCACGGCGAGGAGGGCTTCCCGGGCCGTCTGGAGGTCTCCGGGACCTACGCGCTGGACGAGTCGGGCGCGCTGCGGTTCTCCTACGAGGCGGTCACCGATGCGCCGACGCTGGTGAACCTGACCAACCACAGCTACTTCAACCTGGCCGGGTCCGGGAACGCGGGCGGGCACGAACTGCGGATCGACGCCTCGCGGTACACGCCGGTCGACGCGGATCTGATCCCGACGGGGGTCGAGGAGGTCGCGGACACCCGGTTCGACTTCCGTGCGGCGCGGAAGGTGGGGGCCGGGTACGACCACAACTTCGTGCTGGACAAGGGGAGCACCGCCGAGGCGGTCGAGGTGGCCGAGTTGTACGACCCCTCCTCCGGGCGGGTGCTGACGGTGGCGACCACCGAGCCGGGGCTCCAGCTCTACACCGCCGACCACCTCCCCGAGCCCTTCGCGCCGGGTGACGGCATCGCGCTGGAGACCCAGCACTTCCCCGACTCCCCGAACCGTCCGGAGTTCCCGAGCACGGTGCTGCGGCCGGGTGAGGTGTACCGGTCGGAGACGGTGTACGGGTTCTCCAC